In Anaerostipes hadrus ATCC 29173 = JCM 17467, a single genomic region encodes these proteins:
- a CDS encoding spore coat protein, translating into MVLKETERTAIENLRTQEKSCIEKYQKYAQQAIDPELKNLFEQLHKKEQTHYDSLTQVLDGTVPSSDCNDSDGRDYEPRAIYTAASQSEDKMHDAFLATDAIGTEKLVSGEYNTNVFMFGDSDLRKLMADIQVEEQNHAEMLYKYKTANGMQ; encoded by the coding sequence ATGGTATTAAAAGAGACAGAAAGAACAGCAATTGAAAACCTAAGAACACAGGAGAAAAGCTGCATAGAAAAGTATCAAAAATACGCACAGCAGGCAATCGATCCAGAACTTAAAAATCTTTTTGAACAGCTACACAAAAAAGAGCAGACACATTACGATTCACTCACACAGGTCTTAGATGGAACAGTACCGTCAAGTGATTGCAATGACAGTGATGGAAGAGACTATGAACCAAGAGCAATCTATACAGCAGCGAGCCAGTCCGAAGATAAGATGCATGATGCATTTCTTGCAACTGATGCAATTGGAACAGAGAAATTGGTTTCCGGAGAATATAATACAAATGTATTTATGTTTGGGGATAGTGATCTTAGAAAGTTGATGGCTGACATTCAGGTAGAAGAACAGAATCATGCTGAAATGCTGTATAAATATAAGACAGCAAACGGAATGCAGTAA
- a CDS encoding alpha/beta hydrolase, whose translation MKINPLKAEKLMEMNVFMQKLQIRQKTCYIEQNGSGGPIILWGMYPHRGNEIAHMWDCLMETVNDQDFLFCAFQVIDWNGDFSPWKSPAAFGDDDFKGNGPKTLQWLMNDLIPKLKADYGVDREIYLIGYSLAGLFALWTAYETDIFSAIASCSGSLWFEQWDEYVLHHQIKHESNIYLSLGGKEEKTKNPVMARVGDRTRTQERILRNDPKVKHTTLEFNSGGHFADAQKRLAKAVKWLLECT comes from the coding sequence ATGAAAATAAATCCATTAAAAGCAGAAAAACTTATGGAGATGAATGTATTTATGCAGAAATTACAGATAAGACAGAAAACATGTTATATAGAGCAAAATGGTTCCGGCGGTCCGATCATTTTATGGGGAATGTATCCTCATCGTGGAAATGAAATAGCACATATGTGGGATTGTCTGATGGAGACAGTCAATGATCAGGATTTTCTTTTCTGTGCATTTCAGGTAATAGATTGGAATGGTGATTTTTCTCCATGGAAGTCACCTGCTGCCTTCGGAGATGATGATTTCAAAGGAAATGGTCCAAAGACTTTACAATGGTTAATGAATGATTTGATTCCGAAATTAAAAGCAGATTACGGGGTAGACAGAGAAATTTATCTGATCGGATATTCCCTTGCAGGATTGTTTGCTCTATGGACAGCATATGAAACGGATATCTTCTCGGCAATTGCAAGCTGCTCCGGTTCTTTATGGTTCGAACAATGGGATGAATATGTGTTGCATCATCAAATAAAGCATGAAAGCAATATCTACTTAAGCCTTGGAGGAAAAGAAGAAAAAACAAAGAATCCGGTCATGGCAAGAGTTGGAGATCGAACTAGAACACAGGAACGAATTTTGCGCAATGATCCTAAGGTGAAGCATACAACATTAGAATTTAACAGCGGCGGGCATTTTGCTGATGCCCAAAAGAGATTAGCGAAAGCTGTCAAATGGTTATTAGAATGTACTTAG
- a CDS encoding DMT family transporter, with the protein MIKTGYRLLQVDTTNTACQIIFAGIRFALAGLFVLIFASIQEKKVTLPDGKILKYAVPVCLAQTVGQYFFFYIGVAHTSGVKGGIITGLGNFIAILMSCLIVRNEKLTGRKLTGCILGFAGVVVINLLGNSLDFGFTMMGEGFVLISQLAYATSTILINYYSKKVSPVILSGTQFFIGGIVLFLIGNAMGGHLDHVTVGGITVVLYLALVSAVAYTLWSVLLAYNDVSKVAIFGFVNPLCSVILSALVLGEVKQAFNIGSLIALALVCVGIYIVNAKKNNKSNVE; encoded by the coding sequence ATGATCAAGACAGGATATCGACTGTTACAAGTAGATACGACAAACACAGCCTGTCAGATCATATTTGCAGGAATAAGATTTGCGTTAGCAGGACTTTTCGTCTTGATTTTTGCTTCTATACAGGAAAAGAAAGTGACACTGCCCGATGGAAAGATTCTAAAATATGCAGTTCCTGTCTGCCTTGCGCAGACTGTTGGACAGTATTTTTTCTTTTATATCGGCGTGGCACATACATCTGGAGTGAAAGGTGGAATCATTACAGGTTTAGGAAATTTTATCGCAATCCTAATGTCATGTTTGATCGTACGAAATGAAAAATTAACGGGAAGAAAATTAACAGGATGCATCTTAGGATTTGCAGGAGTTGTCGTGATCAATCTTCTTGGAAATTCTTTGGATTTCGGCTTTACGATGATGGGAGAAGGATTCGTTTTGATTTCACAGTTAGCCTATGCAACATCCACAATATTGATCAATTACTATTCAAAAAAAGTATCACCAGTTATATTAAGTGGAACTCAGTTTTTTATTGGTGGAATTGTATTATTTTTAATCGGAAACGCAATGGGTGGACATTTAGATCATGTAACAGTTGGTGGAATTACGGTCGTGTTGTATCTTGCATTGGTATCTGCAGTTGCCTATACACTTTGGTCTGTATTACTTGCATATAATGACGTGTCAAAGGTAGCAATCTTCGGATTTGTGAATCCATTATGCAGTGTAATCTTGTCGGCATTGGTATTGGGAGAAGTCAAACAGGCATTTAATATCGGAAGTCTGATTGCACTCGCACTTGTATGTGTTGGAATTTATATTGTAAATGCAAAGAAGAATAACAAATCAAATGTTGAGTAA
- a CDS encoding class I SAM-dependent methyltransferase, with translation MNNKTINYYNKYTKSFIQTTRFVDFTNIQNKFLSYLPSGAFILDFGCGSGRDTKYFLKRNYNVTAIDGSEEICKEASKYTGIKVKQMLFEELNDQNIYDGIWACASILHLSKNDLFRVFHKMNKALKENGIIYASFKYGEFEGERNGRYFTDFTEDSLKEFILQIPQLQIKEIWTTGDVREGRGDERWLNILICKGKTS, from the coding sequence ATGAACAACAAAACCATAAATTATTATAACAAATACACTAAATCATTCATACAAACAACAAGATTCGTAGATTTTACAAACATACAAAATAAATTTTTATCTTATCTTCCATCGGGCGCATTCATCTTAGATTTTGGGTGTGGTTCTGGCCGTGATACAAAATATTTTCTAAAGCGAAACTATAACGTAACGGCAATTGACGGATCCGAAGAGATTTGTAAGGAAGCTTCAAAATATACAGGAATCAAAGTAAAACAAATGTTGTTTGAAGAATTAAATGACCAGAATATTTATGACGGAATCTGGGCATGCGCATCAATTCTTCATTTATCAAAAAATGATCTTTTTCGTGTATTTCATAAGATGAACAAAGCATTAAAAGAAAATGGAATCATTTATGCATCATTTAAATACGGCGAATTCGAGGGAGAGAGAAATGGGCGTTATTTTACGGATTTTACAGAAGATTCATTGAAAGAATTTATCTTGCAGATCCCTCAATTACAGATCAAAGAAATATGGACAACAGGTGATGTCAGAGAAGGACGAGGTGATGAACGATGGTTGAATATCCTGATTTGCAAGGGAAAAACATCCTAG
- a CDS encoding RNA-guided endonuclease InsQ/TnpB family protein, whose protein sequence is MAYRVTQRIISSDDLLYPYFDDLCRKSKLLYNAALFRVRNIFTGYDKEHRTENEVEVFQEVALLQRSYPNMHVRRVISYTHLEKMMRVTENPDFFSGLPRQTAQQMVKQSVTDFKNWLASLREYKKHPEKYLGKPKMPRYKKSDLTTVIITNQDAVLYRDDIGMSLKLPLQKQRLYFSNLSSDPVLKEVKIKPYYGRFLLCLTLEEPDVAFDPSGSHVCAIDLGTDNFAAIVCDDHSSAIYKGGAVLSKIQWFHKQRAKYVSIITKGHEKKHAVSKRLRDLSFHYANFVKDQCHKISRSIIDFCMEHQCGTLILGVNLLWKQRSNMNKINNQNFVSMPITLLRTMITYKTLNAGIRIIEQEESYTSKADLIANDRIPTYAVDDKDASFSGKRIKRGLYRCSNGMILNADCHAAANIMRKAIPDIWKDTRDYTFLSAPDVYGFHKLNPKGIPVKGIAA, encoded by the coding sequence ATGGCATACCGTGTGACACAAAGAATCATTTCTTCGGATGATCTGTTATATCCATATTTTGACGATCTGTGCAGAAAGTCCAAGCTGTTGTACAATGCAGCTCTTTTCCGTGTGCGGAATATCTTTACCGGTTATGACAAAGAACATCGGACAGAGAACGAAGTCGAAGTCTTTCAAGAAGTTGCGTTATTACAACGATCTTATCCAAACATGCACGTCCGCAGAGTGATCTCTTATACACACCTTGAAAAGATGATGCGTGTCACAGAGAATCCAGATTTCTTTTCCGGACTTCCAAGACAGACAGCACAGCAGATGGTCAAACAGTCAGTCACAGATTTCAAAAACTGGCTTGCTTCTTTAAGAGAATATAAAAAGCATCCAGAAAAGTATCTGGGTAAGCCTAAGATGCCTCGCTATAAGAAAAGTGACCTGACGACTGTGATCATCACAAACCAGGATGCTGTCTTGTATCGGGACGATATCGGGATGTCCTTAAAACTGCCTTTGCAAAAGCAACGCTTGTACTTTTCAAATCTTTCTTCGGATCCTGTATTAAAAGAAGTCAAGATCAAACCGTATTATGGTCGTTTTTTACTCTGTCTGACACTAGAAGAACCAGATGTTGCATTTGATCCTTCCGGATCTCATGTATGTGCCATTGATCTTGGAACAGATAACTTCGCAGCGATCGTATGTGATGATCACTCATCCGCAATATACAAAGGCGGAGCTGTCTTATCCAAGATCCAATGGTTCCATAAACAGAGAGCAAAGTATGTCTCCATCATCACAAAAGGTCATGAAAAGAAACACGCTGTTTCCAAGCGGTTAAGAGACCTTTCTTTCCATTATGCCAATTTTGTGAAGGACCAGTGCCACAAGATCAGTCGTAGTATCATTGACTTCTGTATGGAACACCAGTGTGGAACACTGATCCTTGGTGTGAATCTGCTCTGGAAGCAGAGATCCAATATGAATAAGATCAACAACCAGAATTTTGTCTCCATGCCGATCACTCTCCTGCGGACAATGATCACATATAAAACTCTGAATGCCGGCATCAGAATCATAGAGCAGGAAGAAAGTTATACTTCCAAAGCGGATCTGATCGCAAATGACAGGATCCCAACCTATGCTGTCGATGATAAGGATGCTTCGTTTTCTGGAAAGAGGATCAAACGTGGTTTATACCGTTGCTCTAACGGAATGATCTTAAATGCGGATTGTCATGCAGCAGCAAATATCATGCGGAAAGCGATCCCTGATATCTGGAAAGATACCAGAGATTATACGTTTCTTTCTGCTCCTGATGTGTATGGATTCCACAAACTGAATCCGAAAGGTATTCCCGTCAAAGGGATAGCGGCATAA
- a CDS encoding HNH endonuclease domain-containing protein produces the protein MVEYPDLQGKNILEIEPKYYNNLNIDGFSKMMKSPSYCYKFYWLEAIIQLISEGKTESTFDEIINEMITNAWYSVREFHIHLSGMPLDGQIKDGLERAVLLLTELSELSANASKVEIKNAIRQYNKELKTTKEQLTHMVPYRALAGFFTRSDEKVNWNSANRMTAYIQKFNKEVLTLPYILGTSSKLKKEVYFQQDWIKMIQDHTVNILGWIQYEKVKWLQNNNPEVPGLVYKLTPTEEKVRKLKKVRDLWQDIMEVQEIRDVFTGQPVKKKKYDIDHFIPWSFVMNDELWNLMPMDASLNSSKSNRLPKWNPFFQNFAQNQYLMYQMIYDDMGIYNRFKGCYKDNLHSIWAGQELYRKGNSKEMFYNILEKNMIPVYDSARRQGYEIWDYS, from the coding sequence ATGGTTGAATATCCTGATTTGCAAGGGAAAAACATCCTAGAAATTGAGCCAAAATATTATAACAATCTAAATATCGATGGATTTTCTAAAATGATGAAAAGTCCATCCTATTGCTATAAATTTTATTGGCTGGAAGCGATCATACAGTTAATCTCTGAGGGAAAAACAGAATCGACATTTGATGAGATCATAAATGAGATGATCACAAATGCATGGTATTCTGTAAGAGAGTTCCATATTCACTTAAGTGGAATGCCACTGGACGGTCAGATCAAGGATGGATTGGAGAGAGCAGTCCTTTTGCTAACAGAGCTTAGTGAGTTATCGGCGAATGCTTCGAAAGTAGAGATTAAAAACGCGATCAGGCAGTATAACAAGGAATTAAAAACGACGAAAGAACAGCTGACTCATATGGTTCCATACCGAGCATTAGCAGGCTTTTTTACGAGGAGTGATGAAAAAGTAAATTGGAATAGTGCGAATCGAATGACAGCCTATATTCAGAAATTCAATAAGGAAGTCTTAACTCTTCCATACATATTAGGAACAAGCAGCAAGTTAAAAAAAGAAGTATATTTCCAACAAGACTGGATCAAGATGATCCAAGATCATACAGTCAATATTTTGGGTTGGATTCAATACGAAAAAGTAAAATGGCTGCAGAACAATAATCCAGAAGTTCCCGGTCTGGTATATAAATTAACCCCAACAGAAGAAAAAGTGCGAAAGCTTAAAAAAGTAAGAGATCTCTGGCAAGATATCATGGAAGTTCAAGAAATCAGAGACGTCTTTACTGGACAACCTGTGAAGAAGAAAAAATACGATATTGATCATTTTATTCCATGGTCATTTGTTATGAATGATGAACTTTGGAATCTGATGCCGATGGATGCATCACTAAATTCATCCAAGAGTAATCGATTACCAAAATGGAATCCGTTTTTTCAGAATTTTGCACAAAATCAATATCTGATGTATCAAATGATTTATGATGATATGGGAATCTATAACAGATTTAAAGGCTGTTATAAGGATAATCTTCATTCTATCTGGGCAGGACAGGAATTATATCGAAAAGGAAATTCAAAAGAAATGTTTTATAATATACTTGAAAAGAATATGATACCTGTATATGATTCCGCACGTCGACAAGGATATGAAATATGGGATTATTCATAA
- a CDS encoding DNA methylase, whose protein sequence is MTKTKAYIAIDLKSFYASVECKERNRDPLTTNLVVADQSRTEKTICLAVSPSLKSYGIPGRPRLFEVVQKIKEVNNTRRWKALNRTFTGSSDDSTELNTNPALKVDYIVAPPRMEYYLEYSSKIYNIYLKYIAPEDIFPYSIDEVFIDATDYLNTYQMTARELAMTMIRDVLKTTGITATAGIGTNMYLCKIAMDIVAKHIKPDKDGVRIAELDEMSYRRKLWNHRPLTDFWRVGKGYAKKLEKHGLFSMGDVARCSIGKPNEFHNEELLYKMFGINAELLIDHAWGYEPCTMEQVKAYKPETNSVCSGQVLHCPYDFDKAKLVVKEMTDLMTLDLVDKRLVTDQIVLTVGYDIENLTDPDRYRKYRGSVTIDRYGRKVPKHAHGTTNLKRKTSSTMLITDAVMELYDQIVDKNLLIRRINITANKLVDESFSKEDEAYEQLDLFTDYTVKEQEQAEEEAVLEREKRMQQTMLTIKKKFGKNAILKGMNLQEGATAKDRNEQIGGHKA, encoded by the coding sequence ATGACAAAGACAAAGGCTTATATTGCGATCGACCTCAAATCATTCTATGCTTCTGTGGAATGTAAGGAGCGAAATCGCGATCCTTTAACGACAAATCTTGTGGTTGCAGATCAAAGCCGGACGGAGAAGACAATCTGCCTTGCGGTATCTCCATCGCTGAAAAGCTATGGAATACCAGGCAGACCACGTTTGTTTGAAGTCGTGCAAAAGATTAAAGAAGTCAATAATACCCGCAGGTGGAAAGCTTTAAACAGAACATTTACAGGTTCGTCGGATGACAGCACAGAATTAAATACAAATCCGGCATTGAAGGTTGATTATATTGTTGCACCACCACGTATGGAATACTATTTGGAATATAGTTCCAAGATTTATAATATTTATCTGAAGTATATTGCGCCAGAAGATATTTTTCCGTACTCAATTGATGAAGTATTTATAGATGCAACAGATTATCTGAATACTTATCAGATGACTGCAAGGGAACTTGCCATGACTATGATACGAGACGTTTTAAAAACAACGGGAATTACAGCAACCGCTGGAATCGGAACGAATATGTATCTGTGCAAGATTGCGATGGATATCGTAGCAAAGCATATTAAACCGGATAAGGATGGCGTAAGGATCGCCGAATTAGACGAAATGTCTTACCGTAGGAAGCTATGGAATCACAGACCGCTTACGGATTTCTGGAGAGTAGGCAAAGGCTATGCGAAGAAGTTGGAAAAACACGGTCTTTTTTCAATGGGAGATGTTGCAAGATGTTCCATCGGAAAGCCAAATGAATTCCATAATGAAGAACTGCTTTATAAGATGTTTGGGATCAATGCGGAACTGCTGATCGATCATGCCTGGGGATATGAGCCTTGTACTATGGAGCAAGTCAAAGCATACAAACCGGAAACCAACAGTGTATGCTCCGGGCAAGTACTTCACTGCCCATATGACTTTGATAAGGCAAAGTTAGTTGTAAAAGAAATGACTGATCTTATGACACTTGATCTGGTAGATAAGAGACTTGTTACTGACCAGATCGTATTGACCGTAGGTTATGATATAGAAAATCTAACGGATCCAGATAGATATAGGAAGTACAGGGGTTCTGTTACGATTGACCGATATGGAAGGAAAGTTCCAAAACACGCTCATGGAACAACAAACCTGAAAAGGAAGACATCATCTACCATGCTGATCACAGATGCAGTGATGGAATTATATGATCAGATCGTGGATAAAAATCTGCTGATCAGAAGAATCAATATCACAGCGAACAAGCTCGTGGATGAAAGTTTTTCAAAGGAAGACGAAGCGTATGAACAGCTTGATCTTTTTACAGATTATACGGTAAAGGAACAGGAACAAGCCGAAGAAGAGGCCGTTTTAGAGCGTGAGAAACGGATGCAACAGACAATGCTCACAATCAAAAAGAAGTTTGGGAAGAACGCTATCTTGAAAGGAATGAACCTTCAGGAGGGAGCAACAGCAAAAGACCGTAATGAGCAGATCGGCGGACATAAAGCATAG
- a CDS encoding DUF6070 family protein, giving the protein MGLFIRILKGQKNMWSEKQRKYQKNICSKLMLAILLLASVTTLTACRSSNIKETTKQTDHKTKKWEPLVITKREKAQAQKEVKQISDICQNIKINENKVTKKDLQTLYDTLTSKGYPVAQIGEEKHSTKNAPVKFKPSKTSHGEKLKTFYEKTKAGKPTTITLLQQNSSGGFANIRLQSNNGKTEGILTTIYKEDGKFSVSEMVKYQVKKLELNEKNIMTLEFYLSDQAELQTDGTMEFQCN; this is encoded by the coding sequence ATGGGATTATTCATAAGGATTTTAAAAGGGCAGAAGAATATGTGGTCAGAAAAGCAAAGAAAATATCAGAAGAATATATGTAGTAAATTAATGCTAGCTATTTTGTTACTCGCAAGTGTCACAACACTTACAGCATGTAGATCATCAAATATAAAAGAAACAACAAAACAAACAGATCATAAGACAAAAAAGTGGGAACCATTGGTGATAACAAAGCGAGAAAAAGCTCAGGCACAAAAAGAAGTTAAGCAAATTTCAGACATTTGTCAAAACATAAAAATCAATGAGAATAAAGTTACAAAAAAAGACTTACAAACATTATATGATACATTAACATCCAAAGGTTATCCAGTTGCCCAGATCGGGGAAGAAAAACATAGTACAAAAAATGCACCAGTAAAATTCAAACCATCAAAGACAAGTCATGGTGAGAAATTGAAAACATTTTATGAAAAAACAAAAGCTGGAAAACCAACAACGATAACATTGTTACAGCAAAATAGTTCCGGAGGATTTGCAAATATCCGATTACAAAGCAACAATGGAAAGACAGAAGGAATTTTGACAACGATCTATAAAGAAGATGGTAAATTTTCTGTGAGTGAAATGGTAAAGTATCAAGTGAAAAAACTGGAATTGAATGAAAAAAATATTATGACTTTGGAATTTTACTTATCCGATCAAGCAGAATTACAGACGGATGGTACGATGGAATTTCAATGTAATTGA
- a CDS encoding TIGR00266 family protein, protein MRYEILGETLPVVICHLESGEKMVTEGGGMSWMSPNMKMETTSNGGIGKIFGRAFSGEKMFQNVYTAQGGEGMIAFASCFPGSIKAFEIAPGQEMILQKSAYLAGENGVELSAFFNKKIGAGLFGGEGFIMQKASGHGIMFAEFDGHVVEYELEAGEQIVVDTGHLAAMTASCTMEIKSVPGVKNMLFGGEGVFNTILTGPGKVWLQTMPISNVAGVLSPYFPSSSK, encoded by the coding sequence ATGAGATATGAAATTTTAGGTGAAACACTTCCAGTAGTTATCTGTCATCTGGAATCTGGAGAAAAAATGGTTACAGAAGGTGGAGGAATGTCTTGGATGTCTCCAAATATGAAAATGGAAACAACTTCGAATGGAGGAATAGGAAAGATCTTTGGAAGAGCGTTTTCAGGAGAAAAGATGTTCCAGAATGTTTATACAGCACAAGGCGGAGAAGGGATGATCGCCTTTGCTTCATGCTTCCCGGGATCCATCAAGGCATTTGAAATTGCACCTGGACAGGAAATGATATTACAAAAAAGTGCTTATCTTGCCGGTGAGAATGGAGTTGAGTTATCTGCATTCTTTAATAAAAAGATCGGAGCTGGATTATTTGGCGGAGAAGGTTTTATTATGCAGAAAGCATCTGGCCATGGTATCATGTTTGCAGAATTTGATGGTCATGTTGTGGAATATGAATTAGAGGCTGGAGAGCAGATTGTTGTAGATACTGGACATTTGGCCGCGATGACAGCAAGTTGTACGATGGAGATCAAAAGTGTTCCGGGTGTAAAGAATATGTTGTTTGGTGGAGAAGGAGTGTTTAACACAATACTTACAGGCCCTGGGAAAGTATGGCTGCAAACAATGCCGATCAGTAATGTAGCTGGAGTATTAAGCCCATATTTTCCAAGCTCTAGTAAATAG
- the tnpA gene encoding IS200/IS605 family transposase translates to MRKKDNTDYYINRHSCFLLQYHIVFVTKYRHPVLTGKVKDVVYERIHYVADQRGFHILEINGESDHVHILMEADTTTSPAELANVLKTQTARKARKLYGETILKKYYWKPYFWSDSYFISSVSENSLHTIKQYIRNQGKR, encoded by the coding sequence ATGCGAAAGAAAGATAATACAGATTATTATATAAACCGGCATAGTTGCTTTTTATTGCAATACCATATCGTGTTTGTTACAAAATACAGACATCCAGTCTTAACAGGCAAAGTAAAAGATGTTGTTTATGAACGTATCCACTATGTAGCAGATCAAAGAGGGTTTCACATCCTAGAGATCAATGGCGAATCGGATCATGTCCATATCCTGATGGAAGCTGATACAACAACTTCACCGGCGGAACTTGCAAATGTTTTAAAAACACAAACAGCACGAAAAGCACGAAAGTTGTATGGCGAAACCATTTTAAAAAAATATTACTGGAAACCTTATTTTTGGTCGGATAGTTATTTTATTTCATCTGTTAGTGAAAACAGTCTGCACACAATAAAACAGTATATTCGGAATCAGGGGAAACGATAA
- the pflB gene encoding formate C-acetyltransferase — protein sequence MLNEWNGFNDGVWTKEINVRNFIQKNYTLYEGDDSFLADVSQKTKKVWNKCEELLAEELKKGGVLDVETDIISGITNFAPGYIDKENEVIVGLQTDAPLKRIVNLYGGKRMAYQSLEQYGYKLNEEIDRHFNEYRKTHNEGVFDAYPKRTRLARTAGLLTGLPDAYGRGRIIGDYRRVALYGIDHLIEEKQKDLDFEDGPMTEDRIRLREEISEQIRALSKMKEMAASYGVDISKPAKNAKEAVQAVYMGYLAGTKENNGAATSLGRTSTFLDIYIERDLKNGVITETEAQELIDQFIIKLRLTRHLRTPEYDELFGGDPTWITESIGGVGINGKPLVTKNSFRYLHTLYNIGTAPEPNLTVLWSEKLPDNFKHFCSKVSIDTDSIQYENDDVMRPVYGDDYAIACCVSAMKVGKQTQLFGARCNLAKSLLYAINGGIDEKKGIQVVPGIEPITDDVLDFDKVWENYKKVMTYVAELYVDTVNIIHFMHDKYAYEASQFALHDTNLERIAAYGIAGLSIVADSLSAIKYATVKPIRNENGVAIDFETIGDFPKYGNDDDRADDLAVNTVTFFSDELKKHPIYRNAIHTLSALTITSNVMYGKKTGSTPDGRKLGEPLAPGANPMHGRDENGALASLNSVAKIPYRDVCQDGVSNTFSIVPDALGKDQEQRVQNLTTILDGYFVQGAHHLNVNVMHRETLIDAMEHPEKYPTLTIRVSGYAVNFNRLSREQQEEVIRRTFHQSM from the coding sequence AGATGTTGAGACAGATATCATTTCTGGTATCACGAACTTCGCACCTGGATATATTGATAAAGAAAATGAGGTGATCGTTGGACTTCAGACAGATGCACCCCTAAAACGTATTGTCAATCTATATGGCGGTAAACGTATGGCGTACCAGTCACTGGAACAATATGGTTATAAACTAAATGAAGAGATCGACCGCCATTTTAATGAATACAGAAAAACACACAATGAAGGGGTTTTTGATGCCTATCCAAAACGTACTCGTCTTGCAAGAACTGCTGGACTTCTAACAGGACTTCCTGATGCTTATGGACGTGGACGTATTATTGGAGATTACCGTCGTGTTGCTCTTTATGGAATCGACCACTTGATCGAAGAAAAACAAAAAGATCTAGACTTTGAAGATGGACCTATGACAGAAGACCGCATCCGTCTGCGTGAAGAAATTTCTGAGCAGATCCGTGCCCTTTCTAAAATGAAAGAAATGGCTGCATCTTATGGTGTTGATATTTCAAAACCTGCAAAAAATGCGAAAGAAGCTGTTCAGGCGGTTTATATGGGATATCTTGCGGGAACAAAAGAAAATAATGGAGCTGCAACTTCCCTTGGACGTACTTCTACATTCCTTGATATTTATATTGAACGAGATCTTAAAAATGGAGTGATCACAGAAACAGAAGCTCAGGAATTGATCGATCAATTTATCATCAAACTTCGTCTGACAAGACATTTAAGAACTCCTGAATATGACGAACTATTTGGTGGAGATCCTACGTGGATCACGGAGTCTATCGGTGGAGTTGGTATTAATGGAAAACCTCTGGTTACTAAGAACTCTTTCCGTTATCTTCATACTTTATATAACATTGGAACTGCTCCAGAGCCTAACTTAACTGTTTTATGGTCTGAAAAACTGCCAGACAACTTTAAACATTTTTGCTCTAAAGTTTCTATTGATACGGATTCTATCCAATATGAAAATGATGATGTTATGCGCCCAGTCTATGGGGATGATTATGCGATCGCTTGTTGTGTATCTGCAATGAAGGTTGGAAAACAGACACAGCTGTTCGGAGCCCGCTGCAATCTGGCAAAATCACTGCTTTATGCGATCAATGGAGGAATTGACGAGAAAAAAGGAATCCAGGTTGTTCCTGGAATCGAACCGATTACAGATGACGTTCTTGATTTTGACAAAGTATGGGAAAACTATAAGAAAGTTATGACTTATGTTGCTGAATTATATGTTGATACAGTAAATATCATTCATTTTATGCATGATAAATACGCATATGAAGCCAGCCAGTTTGCTCTTCATGATACAAACTTAGAGCGAATCGCAGCTTATGGAATTGCTGGTCTGTCTATTGTCGCAGACTCTCTATCAGCGATCAAATATGCAACTGTAAAACCAATCCGCAATGAAAATGGTGTAGCAATTGACTTTGAAACCATTGGGGATTTCCCTAAGTATGGAAATGATGACGACCGCGCAGATGATCTTGCAGTTAACACAGTAACATTCTTCTCTGACGAACTAAAGAAACATCCAATTTATAGAAATGCGATCCATACTTTATCTGCTTTAACGATCACATCCAATGTTATGTATGGTAAGAAAACCGGATCCACACCAGATGGAAGAAAACTCGGAGAACCTTTAGCTCCAGGTGCAAACCCAATGCATGGACGAGACGAAAATGGTGCTCTTGCATCCTTAAACTCTGTCGCTAAAATTCCATATCGCGATGTATGTCAGGATGGTGTATCCAATACCTTTTCCATCGTACCAGATGCTCTTGGAAAAGATCAGGAACAACGAGTACAAAACCTTACAACAATCTTAGACGGATACTTTGTTCAAGGTGCACATCATTTGAATGTAAATGTTATGCATAGAGAAACTTTGATCGATGCTATGGAACATCCAGAAAAATATCCAACACTTACGATCCGTGTTTCTGGATATGCCGTGAATTTTAATCGATTATCCCGCGAACAGCAGGAAGAAGTGATTCGTCGTACATTCCATCAGAGTATGTAG